In Calditrichota bacterium, the sequence GTAAAGGGTGCGGTTACTTCCAAAAGGCAAAAAATGAATAAATACGCAACCAAAAATACGAGGGTATCAAATGAAAACGACGTATGCAATTCTCCTGGTGTTAACCATGGGTGTGATTCTGGCCTCTTGTGGCAAAAAAGAAAAAGCAAAGACCTTTCCGGTGCTTACATCCGCGCAAATTAAACAAATTCAGGAAAAAATGAAAAGCCTGCCGGATGAGCCTGTGGCAAAGGATGAAGTGGGTGTTATCGAAACCAACTTCGGGACAATTGTCATTGAACTTTATCCTGATGTGGCCCCGCACACCTGTGCCAGTTTTAAAAAATTAGCGAACCACGGATACTTTGATGGGGTTTTATTTCACCGCGTTGTGCCGGGTTTTGTGATTCAGGGAGGGGATATCCTCACCCGCGATGCAGATCCCTCCAATGACGGCACCGGTGGTCCCGGGTATACGCTTCCGGCAGAATTCAGCGACAAACACCATGTTCGGGGGACCGTTTCCATGGCCAGAAAGGCCAACGATGTGAATTCGGCAGGCAGCCAGTTTTTCATCTGCCTTGCCGATTGCCCGAACCTGGATTATCAATACACGATTTTTGGGAAGGTCATTAAAGGCATGGATGTTGTCGATAAAATAGCAGCGGTACCTGTTAAAAATCAACATCCACAGGAAAAAATTATCATGACAAAGGTTCGGGTTGTTAAAAAAAGTGAGCTCAAATGAACGTCAAAAAGGGTAAATGCCTCATGCGAATGGCGCTGTTCCTGGCGTTGACAGGAAGTCTTTTTCTGTTTTCGGGCAACGGCTTTTCAAAGGGCAAAACAGGGCAGTCAAAATATTGGGTGTTTTTTCGGGACAAGGGACACGGGGGGCTGCTCAAGGGACAGCAGGTGGAGGCCCTGGCGCGCGCACATCTTTCGGAACGGGCTGTCCAGCGCCGTCTCAAACGCGGGAGCGGGACCTCTCTGTTTGATTTTACAGATGTGCCGGTTTATCCGGATTATATTCAGCAGATTCGGGCCGCGGGGTTTCGGGTGTGGACGGTTTCAAAATGGCTGAATGCCGTGAGTGTTTTTGCATCTCCGTCGTCGCTTGAGAGACTGCGTTCGTTTCCTTTTGTGAAAACGATTAAACCCGTGAACGTGTTTATTCGGCCGCCTGTCCGACAAAAACCCATTGAAAAGATAAAAGCACCGGTATTTGAAAAGGCGGTTCGTTCGCATTCCCTGCATTACGGTCCGTCATTCGAACAGGATTCTGTGATTCATGTTCCCGAGGTACACGACCTTGGTTACAACGGCTCCGGTGTTTTAATTGGCATGCTGGACACCGGGTTCAACTGGAGGCACCACAAGGCTTTCCAGAATTTGAAAGTGGTTGCTGAATATGATTTCATTCACCACGATTCCATTACCGCCAACGAAGCCAAGGACAGTCTCTATTTTCCCGACAAACCGGGTCAAGATGCGCACGGAACGGAAACCCTTTCGTGCATTGGGGGATTTGCGCCCGGTGAATTGATTGGCCCGGCTTATGGTGCCAGTTTTGCTCTGGCGAAAACGGAATATGTTCCCACAGAAACCCGAATCGAAGAGGACAATTGGGTTGCGGGAATCGAATGGGAAGACAGTCTTGGGGCCGATGTCGTGTCCAGCTCATTGGGATATCTGGATTTTGATAACGGTTTTTCCTACGATCCCAAAACACAATTGGACGGCAATACAGCCGTCACCACAATTGCGGCTGATCTGGCAGCCAAAAAGGGGATTGTTGTGGTGAATTCGGCCGGAAACGAGGGACATTCTCGGCCTACGACACTCATTACTCCGGCCGACGGGGACAGCGT encodes:
- a CDS encoding peptidylprolyl isomerase encodes the protein MKSLPDEPVAKDEVGVIETNFGTIVIELYPDVAPHTCASFKKLANHGYFDGVLFHRVVPGFVIQGGDILTRDADPSNDGTGGPGYTLPAEFSDKHHVRGTVSMARKANDVNSAGSQFFICLADCPNLDYQYTIFGKVIKGMDVVDKIAAVPVKNQHPQEKIIMTKVRVVKKSELK
- a CDS encoding S8 family serine peptidase yields the protein MNVKKGKCLMRMALFLALTGSLFLFSGNGFSKGKTGQSKYWVFFRDKGHGGLLKGQQVEALARAHLSERAVQRRLKRGSGTSLFDFTDVPVYPDYIQQIRAAGFRVWTVSKWLNAVSVFASPSSLERLRSFPFVKTIKPVNVFIRPPVRQKPIEKIKAPVFEKAVRSHSLHYGPSFEQDSVIHVPEVHDLGYNGSGVLIGMLDTGFNWRHHKAFQNLKVVAEYDFIHHDSITANEAKDSLYFPDKPGQDAHGTETLSCIGGFAPGELIGPAYGASFALAKTEYVPTETRIEEDNWVAGIEWEDSLGADVVSSSLGYLDFDNGFSYDPKTQLDGNTAVTTIAADLAAKKGIVVVNSAGNEGHSRPTTLITPADGDSVIAVGAVRMDGEIASFSSDGPTSDGRIKPDVVAPGVGVYVVSPYTTDGFTRSSGTSFSCPLTAGVSALILSAYPELKPMQVRDALRNTANNAKYPNNLYGWGLIDAYKALQYAKTEVEGVNGSVIPKKLELSDAYPNPSPGFVSVRYGLPQETDVTISVYNILGQRVKTLFHGDQFAGGNHIVSWNGRSETGEPAPSGVYFLVLKTNRAHATQRILLLRK